In a single window of the Platichthys flesus chromosome 5, fPlaFle2.1, whole genome shotgun sequence genome:
- the trim25 gene encoding E3 ubiquitin/ISG15 ligase TRIM25 isoform X1: MAAVEQSDLSLMSLEDELTCSICLSPFDCPVTIPCGHNFCQGCLLTTWTEPYRCPQCRTLFHTKPELKKNTVLSTVVEAFNLRLVRSASSMSAEEKETKEETREDAVIRCDTCMEAEAANTCLTCMVSFCEEHLRPHRENPVFRLHQLIEPVGDLLERLCPDHHKLMDLFCSQHVRPICSLCLQQDHKGCTFTSPEDQRKLKESELKDKLDVLNAKIVHNETIMYKMRDMEDMLKASATIKKKALVAEYQEMHDMLTQEESTAMNAVDREVETCGTKLNLLKKKFAENIDHMNGAKEYINNQLSQSQTLAFLQVSFNLPAAVNFDPYTPRINLDSKKVMANETFAVTLKDHLTELFKQPVESRLPLAKPGTTAASASGVSSIPCEASFWKPHLSGKYFMRVKSCITQDNSRFKNKMHFHLAFCLPISEPLGNPGYPLCPSPDQGPQSKAGPKKKPSKQTKKPQPTEKLVGYNPFAEFGGKDPGRPPVIQPNQKTEPSDIPANLASAEKRSDLLKYASALMLDRKTAHKRILVTEECTKASVTDEQANYPNCPQRFVVCSQVLTSKGFSSGRHYWEVRLSCNNFIGIGLAYSSIDRKGSTSRLGRNAQSWCVEWFNVKLSAWHNSHETVLCNPNPKRVGVLLDYEGCKATFYNVADRAYPFHTFEFPFAQAVYPAFWMFSSGSSITLCKV; this comes from the exons ATGGCCGCGGTGGAGCAGAGTGACTTGTCTCTCATGAGTCTGGAGGATGAGCTAACCTGCAGCATCTGCCTCAGCCCCTTTGACTGTCCGGTGACCATCCCCTGCGGACACAACTTCTGCCAGGGCTGCCTGCTCACCACCTGGACGGAGCCCTACAGATGTCCCCAGTGTCGGACCCTCTTCCACACCAAACCCGAGCTGAAGAAAAACACGGTCCTCAGCACCGTGGTGGAGGCCTTTAACCTGAGGCTGGTCCGGAGCGCGTCGAGCATGtcagcagaggagaaagagaccAAGGAAGAGACCCGGGAAGATGCTGTCATACGCTGTGACACCTGTATGGAAGCAGAGGCGGCCAACACCTGCCTCACCTGCATGGTCTCTTTCTGTGAGGAGCACCTGCGTCCTCACCGGGAGAACCCGGTGTTCCGTCTCCACCAGCTGATCGAGCCAGTCGGGGACCTGTTGGAGCGCTTGTGCCCGGACCACCACAAGCTGATGGATCTCTTCTGCAGCCAGCATGTCCGCCCCATCTGCAGCCTCTGTCTCCAGCAAGACCACAAGGGCTGCACCTTCACTTCTCCTGAGGACCAGAGGAAGCTCAAAGAG TCGGAACTGAAGGACAAGTTGGACGTTCTTAATGCAAAGATTGTGCATAATGAGACCATTATGTATAAGATGAGGGACATGGAGGATATGTTGAAg GCCTCAGCCACCATCAAGAAGAAAGCTTTGGTAGCCGAGTATCAAGAGATGCATGACATGTTGACTCAAGAGGAGAGCACTGCTATGAATGCAGTGGATCGAGAGGTGGAGACTTGTGGAACCAAGTTGAACCTTCTGAAGAAGAAGTTCGCTGAGAACATCGACCACATGAATGGGGCTAAAGAATATATCAACAATCAGCTCAGTCAGTCGCAAACACTGGCCTTCTTGCAG GTGTCATTTAACCTGCCTGCAgctgtgaactttgacccttACACCCCTCGAATCAACCTGGACTCCAAGAAGGTGATGGCCAACGAGACCTTTGCTGTGACTTTAAAGGACCACCTGACCGAGCTGTTTAAACAGCCTGTTGAGTCCAGACTGCCACTGGCTAAACCAG GTACAACAGCAGCTTCTGCCTCAGGGGTTTCATCTATTCCCTGCGAAGCTTCCTTCTGGAAACCTCATCTTTCCGGCAAATATTTTATGCGTGTCAAGAGTTGTATAACACAAGACAACTCACGATTCAAGAACAAAATGCACTTTCATCTAGCTTTTTGTCTTCCTATTTCAGAGCCCCTAGGAAATCCAGGATATCCCTTGTGCCCAAGTCCAGATCAAGGTCCACAGTCTAAAGCAGGACCAAAGAAGAAGCCTTCAA AACAAACCAAAAAACCTCAACCCACTGAAAAGCTGGTGGGATATAATCCTTTTGCCGAGTTTGGTGGGAAAGACCCAGGTCGCCCTCCTGTTATCCAACCCAATCAGAAAACAG AACCTTCAGACATTCCTGCAAACCTTGCAAGTGCAGAAAAAAGAAGTGACCTTCTGAAAT atgcttCAGCACTCATGCTGGACCGTAAGACTGCCCACAAACGCATCCTGGTGACTGAGGAGTGTACTAAGGCTTCTGTGACAGATGAGCAAGCAAACTACCCCAACTGCCCTCAACGTTTCGTCGTCTGCTCCCAAGTACTCACTTCCAAGGGTTTCTCGAGCGGGCGCCACTACTGGGAAGTCCGACTGAGCTGCAACAACTTTATCGGCATTGGTTTGGCTTACAGCAGCATTGACCGTAAAGGTTCCACCAGTCGCCTGGGCCGCAACGCCCAGTCCTGGTGTGTCGAATGGTTTAACGTCAAGCTGTCCGCTTGGCATAACAGCCATGAAACCGTGCTGTGCAATCCCAATCCAAAGCGCGTAGGTGTGCTGTTAGATTATGAGGGGTGCAAGGCTACATTCTACAACGTGGCAGACAGGGCATATCCCTTCCACACGTTTGAGTTTCCTTTTGCACAAGCAGTGTATCCAGCTTTCTGGATGTTTTCCAGTGGTTCCTCCATTACTTTGTGCAAGGTGTAA
- the trim25 gene encoding E3 ubiquitin/ISG15 ligase TRIM25 isoform X2, translated as MAAVEQSDLSLMSLEDELTCSICLSPFDCPVTIPCGHNFCQGCLLTTWTEPYRCPQCRTLFHTKPELKKNTVLSTVVEAFNLRLVRSASSMSAEEKETKEETREDAVIRCDTCMEAEAANTCLTCMVSFCEEHLRPHRENPVFRLHQLIEPVGDLLERLCPDHHKLMDLFCSQHVRPICSLCLQQDHKGCTFTSPEDQRKLKESELKDKLDVLNAKIVHNETIMYKMRDMEDMLKASATIKKKALVAEYQEMHDMLTQEESTAMNAVDREVETCGTKLNLLKKKFAENIDHMNGAKEYINNQLSQSQTLAFLQVSFNLPAAVNFDPYTPRINLDSKKVMANETFAVTLKDHLTELFKQPVESRLPLAKPGTTAASASGVSSIPCEASFWKPHLSEPLGNPGYPLCPSPDQGPQSKAGPKKKPSKQTKKPQPTEKLVGYNPFAEFGGKDPGRPPVIQPNQKTEPSDIPANLASAEKRSDLLKYASALMLDRKTAHKRILVTEECTKASVTDEQANYPNCPQRFVVCSQVLTSKGFSSGRHYWEVRLSCNNFIGIGLAYSSIDRKGSTSRLGRNAQSWCVEWFNVKLSAWHNSHETVLCNPNPKRVGVLLDYEGCKATFYNVADRAYPFHTFEFPFAQAVYPAFWMFSSGSSITLCKV; from the exons ATGGCCGCGGTGGAGCAGAGTGACTTGTCTCTCATGAGTCTGGAGGATGAGCTAACCTGCAGCATCTGCCTCAGCCCCTTTGACTGTCCGGTGACCATCCCCTGCGGACACAACTTCTGCCAGGGCTGCCTGCTCACCACCTGGACGGAGCCCTACAGATGTCCCCAGTGTCGGACCCTCTTCCACACCAAACCCGAGCTGAAGAAAAACACGGTCCTCAGCACCGTGGTGGAGGCCTTTAACCTGAGGCTGGTCCGGAGCGCGTCGAGCATGtcagcagaggagaaagagaccAAGGAAGAGACCCGGGAAGATGCTGTCATACGCTGTGACACCTGTATGGAAGCAGAGGCGGCCAACACCTGCCTCACCTGCATGGTCTCTTTCTGTGAGGAGCACCTGCGTCCTCACCGGGAGAACCCGGTGTTCCGTCTCCACCAGCTGATCGAGCCAGTCGGGGACCTGTTGGAGCGCTTGTGCCCGGACCACCACAAGCTGATGGATCTCTTCTGCAGCCAGCATGTCCGCCCCATCTGCAGCCTCTGTCTCCAGCAAGACCACAAGGGCTGCACCTTCACTTCTCCTGAGGACCAGAGGAAGCTCAAAGAG TCGGAACTGAAGGACAAGTTGGACGTTCTTAATGCAAAGATTGTGCATAATGAGACCATTATGTATAAGATGAGGGACATGGAGGATATGTTGAAg GCCTCAGCCACCATCAAGAAGAAAGCTTTGGTAGCCGAGTATCAAGAGATGCATGACATGTTGACTCAAGAGGAGAGCACTGCTATGAATGCAGTGGATCGAGAGGTGGAGACTTGTGGAACCAAGTTGAACCTTCTGAAGAAGAAGTTCGCTGAGAACATCGACCACATGAATGGGGCTAAAGAATATATCAACAATCAGCTCAGTCAGTCGCAAACACTGGCCTTCTTGCAG GTGTCATTTAACCTGCCTGCAgctgtgaactttgacccttACACCCCTCGAATCAACCTGGACTCCAAGAAGGTGATGGCCAACGAGACCTTTGCTGTGACTTTAAAGGACCACCTGACCGAGCTGTTTAAACAGCCTGTTGAGTCCAGACTGCCACTGGCTAAACCAG GTACAACAGCAGCTTCTGCCTCAGGGGTTTCATCTATTCCCTGCGAAGCTTCCTTCTGGAAACCTCATCTTTCCG AGCCCCTAGGAAATCCAGGATATCCCTTGTGCCCAAGTCCAGATCAAGGTCCACAGTCTAAAGCAGGACCAAAGAAGAAGCCTTCAA AACAAACCAAAAAACCTCAACCCACTGAAAAGCTGGTGGGATATAATCCTTTTGCCGAGTTTGGTGGGAAAGACCCAGGTCGCCCTCCTGTTATCCAACCCAATCAGAAAACAG AACCTTCAGACATTCCTGCAAACCTTGCAAGTGCAGAAAAAAGAAGTGACCTTCTGAAAT atgcttCAGCACTCATGCTGGACCGTAAGACTGCCCACAAACGCATCCTGGTGACTGAGGAGTGTACTAAGGCTTCTGTGACAGATGAGCAAGCAAACTACCCCAACTGCCCTCAACGTTTCGTCGTCTGCTCCCAAGTACTCACTTCCAAGGGTTTCTCGAGCGGGCGCCACTACTGGGAAGTCCGACTGAGCTGCAACAACTTTATCGGCATTGGTTTGGCTTACAGCAGCATTGACCGTAAAGGTTCCACCAGTCGCCTGGGCCGCAACGCCCAGTCCTGGTGTGTCGAATGGTTTAACGTCAAGCTGTCCGCTTGGCATAACAGCCATGAAACCGTGCTGTGCAATCCCAATCCAAAGCGCGTAGGTGTGCTGTTAGATTATGAGGGGTGCAAGGCTACATTCTACAACGTGGCAGACAGGGCATATCCCTTCCACACGTTTGAGTTTCCTTTTGCACAAGCAGTGTATCCAGCTTTCTGGATGTTTTCCAGTGGTTCCTCCATTACTTTGTGCAAGGTGTAA
- the trim25 gene encoding E3 ubiquitin/ISG15 ligase TRIM25 isoform X4 codes for MAAVEQSDLSLMSLEDELTCSICLSPFDCPVTIPCGHNFCQGCLLTTWTEPYRCPQCRTLFHTKPELKKNTVLSTVVEAFNLRLVRSASSMSAEEKETKEETREDAVIRCDTCMEAEAANTCLTCMVSFCEEHLRPHRENPVFRLHQLIEPVGDLLERLCPDHHKLMDLFCSQHVRPICSLCLQQDHKGCTFTSPEDQRKLKESELKDKLDVLNAKIVHNETIMYKMRDMEDMLKASATIKKKALVAEYQEMHDMLTQEESTAMNAVDREVETCGTKLNLLKKKFAENIDHMNGAKEYINNQLSQSQTLAFLQVSFNLPAAVNFDPYTPRINLDSKKVMANETFAVTLKDHLTELFKQPVESRLPLAKPEPLGNPGYPLCPSPDQGPQSKAGPKKKPSKQTKKPQPTEKLVGYNPFAEFGGKDPGRPPVIQPNQKTEPSDIPANLASAEKRSDLLKYASALMLDRKTAHKRILVTEECTKASVTDEQANYPNCPQRFVVCSQVLTSKGFSSGRHYWEVRLSCNNFIGIGLAYSSIDRKGSTSRLGRNAQSWCVEWFNVKLSAWHNSHETVLCNPNPKRVGVLLDYEGCKATFYNVADRAYPFHTFEFPFAQAVYPAFWMFSSGSSITLCKV; via the exons ATGGCCGCGGTGGAGCAGAGTGACTTGTCTCTCATGAGTCTGGAGGATGAGCTAACCTGCAGCATCTGCCTCAGCCCCTTTGACTGTCCGGTGACCATCCCCTGCGGACACAACTTCTGCCAGGGCTGCCTGCTCACCACCTGGACGGAGCCCTACAGATGTCCCCAGTGTCGGACCCTCTTCCACACCAAACCCGAGCTGAAGAAAAACACGGTCCTCAGCACCGTGGTGGAGGCCTTTAACCTGAGGCTGGTCCGGAGCGCGTCGAGCATGtcagcagaggagaaagagaccAAGGAAGAGACCCGGGAAGATGCTGTCATACGCTGTGACACCTGTATGGAAGCAGAGGCGGCCAACACCTGCCTCACCTGCATGGTCTCTTTCTGTGAGGAGCACCTGCGTCCTCACCGGGAGAACCCGGTGTTCCGTCTCCACCAGCTGATCGAGCCAGTCGGGGACCTGTTGGAGCGCTTGTGCCCGGACCACCACAAGCTGATGGATCTCTTCTGCAGCCAGCATGTCCGCCCCATCTGCAGCCTCTGTCTCCAGCAAGACCACAAGGGCTGCACCTTCACTTCTCCTGAGGACCAGAGGAAGCTCAAAGAG TCGGAACTGAAGGACAAGTTGGACGTTCTTAATGCAAAGATTGTGCATAATGAGACCATTATGTATAAGATGAGGGACATGGAGGATATGTTGAAg GCCTCAGCCACCATCAAGAAGAAAGCTTTGGTAGCCGAGTATCAAGAGATGCATGACATGTTGACTCAAGAGGAGAGCACTGCTATGAATGCAGTGGATCGAGAGGTGGAGACTTGTGGAACCAAGTTGAACCTTCTGAAGAAGAAGTTCGCTGAGAACATCGACCACATGAATGGGGCTAAAGAATATATCAACAATCAGCTCAGTCAGTCGCAAACACTGGCCTTCTTGCAG GTGTCATTTAACCTGCCTGCAgctgtgaactttgacccttACACCCCTCGAATCAACCTGGACTCCAAGAAGGTGATGGCCAACGAGACCTTTGCTGTGACTTTAAAGGACCACCTGACCGAGCTGTTTAAACAGCCTGTTGAGTCCAGACTGCCACTGGCTAAACCAG AGCCCCTAGGAAATCCAGGATATCCCTTGTGCCCAAGTCCAGATCAAGGTCCACAGTCTAAAGCAGGACCAAAGAAGAAGCCTTCAA AACAAACCAAAAAACCTCAACCCACTGAAAAGCTGGTGGGATATAATCCTTTTGCCGAGTTTGGTGGGAAAGACCCAGGTCGCCCTCCTGTTATCCAACCCAATCAGAAAACAG AACCTTCAGACATTCCTGCAAACCTTGCAAGTGCAGAAAAAAGAAGTGACCTTCTGAAAT atgcttCAGCACTCATGCTGGACCGTAAGACTGCCCACAAACGCATCCTGGTGACTGAGGAGTGTACTAAGGCTTCTGTGACAGATGAGCAAGCAAACTACCCCAACTGCCCTCAACGTTTCGTCGTCTGCTCCCAAGTACTCACTTCCAAGGGTTTCTCGAGCGGGCGCCACTACTGGGAAGTCCGACTGAGCTGCAACAACTTTATCGGCATTGGTTTGGCTTACAGCAGCATTGACCGTAAAGGTTCCACCAGTCGCCTGGGCCGCAACGCCCAGTCCTGGTGTGTCGAATGGTTTAACGTCAAGCTGTCCGCTTGGCATAACAGCCATGAAACCGTGCTGTGCAATCCCAATCCAAAGCGCGTAGGTGTGCTGTTAGATTATGAGGGGTGCAAGGCTACATTCTACAACGTGGCAGACAGGGCATATCCCTTCCACACGTTTGAGTTTCCTTTTGCACAAGCAGTGTATCCAGCTTTCTGGATGTTTTCCAGTGGTTCCTCCATTACTTTGTGCAAGGTGTAA
- the trim25 gene encoding E3 ubiquitin/ISG15 ligase TRIM25 isoform X5, translated as MAAVEQSDLSLMSLEDELTCSICLSPFDCPVTIPCGHNFCQGCLLTTWTEPYRCPQCRTLFHTKPELKKNTVLSTVVEAFNLRLVRSASSMSAEEKETKEETREDAVIRCDTCMEAEAANTCLTCMVSFCEEHLRPHRENPVFRLHQLIEPVGDLLERLCPDHHKLMDLFCSQHVRPICSLCLQQDHKGCTFTSPEDQRKLKESELKDKLDVLNAKIVHNETIMYKMRDMEDMLKASATIKKKALVAEYQEMHDMLTQEESTAMNAVDREVETCGTKLNLLKKKFAENIDHMNGAKEYINNQLSQSQTLAFLQVSFNLPAAVNFDPYTPRINLDSKKVMANETFAVTLKDHLTELFKQPVESRLPLAKPGTTAASASGVSSIPCEASFWKPHLSEPLGNPGYPLCPSPDQGPQSKAGPKKKPSKPSDIPANLASAEKRSDLLKYASALMLDRKTAHKRILVTEECTKASVTDEQANYPNCPQRFVVCSQVLTSKGFSSGRHYWEVRLSCNNFIGIGLAYSSIDRKGSTSRLGRNAQSWCVEWFNVKLSAWHNSHETVLCNPNPKRVGVLLDYEGCKATFYNVADRAYPFHTFEFPFAQAVYPAFWMFSSGSSITLCKV; from the exons ATGGCCGCGGTGGAGCAGAGTGACTTGTCTCTCATGAGTCTGGAGGATGAGCTAACCTGCAGCATCTGCCTCAGCCCCTTTGACTGTCCGGTGACCATCCCCTGCGGACACAACTTCTGCCAGGGCTGCCTGCTCACCACCTGGACGGAGCCCTACAGATGTCCCCAGTGTCGGACCCTCTTCCACACCAAACCCGAGCTGAAGAAAAACACGGTCCTCAGCACCGTGGTGGAGGCCTTTAACCTGAGGCTGGTCCGGAGCGCGTCGAGCATGtcagcagaggagaaagagaccAAGGAAGAGACCCGGGAAGATGCTGTCATACGCTGTGACACCTGTATGGAAGCAGAGGCGGCCAACACCTGCCTCACCTGCATGGTCTCTTTCTGTGAGGAGCACCTGCGTCCTCACCGGGAGAACCCGGTGTTCCGTCTCCACCAGCTGATCGAGCCAGTCGGGGACCTGTTGGAGCGCTTGTGCCCGGACCACCACAAGCTGATGGATCTCTTCTGCAGCCAGCATGTCCGCCCCATCTGCAGCCTCTGTCTCCAGCAAGACCACAAGGGCTGCACCTTCACTTCTCCTGAGGACCAGAGGAAGCTCAAAGAG TCGGAACTGAAGGACAAGTTGGACGTTCTTAATGCAAAGATTGTGCATAATGAGACCATTATGTATAAGATGAGGGACATGGAGGATATGTTGAAg GCCTCAGCCACCATCAAGAAGAAAGCTTTGGTAGCCGAGTATCAAGAGATGCATGACATGTTGACTCAAGAGGAGAGCACTGCTATGAATGCAGTGGATCGAGAGGTGGAGACTTGTGGAACCAAGTTGAACCTTCTGAAGAAGAAGTTCGCTGAGAACATCGACCACATGAATGGGGCTAAAGAATATATCAACAATCAGCTCAGTCAGTCGCAAACACTGGCCTTCTTGCAG GTGTCATTTAACCTGCCTGCAgctgtgaactttgacccttACACCCCTCGAATCAACCTGGACTCCAAGAAGGTGATGGCCAACGAGACCTTTGCTGTGACTTTAAAGGACCACCTGACCGAGCTGTTTAAACAGCCTGTTGAGTCCAGACTGCCACTGGCTAAACCAG GTACAACAGCAGCTTCTGCCTCAGGGGTTTCATCTATTCCCTGCGAAGCTTCCTTCTGGAAACCTCATCTTTCCG AGCCCCTAGGAAATCCAGGATATCCCTTGTGCCCAAGTCCAGATCAAGGTCCACAGTCTAAAGCAGGACCAAAGAAGAAGCCTTCAA AACCTTCAGACATTCCTGCAAACCTTGCAAGTGCAGAAAAAAGAAGTGACCTTCTGAAAT atgcttCAGCACTCATGCTGGACCGTAAGACTGCCCACAAACGCATCCTGGTGACTGAGGAGTGTACTAAGGCTTCTGTGACAGATGAGCAAGCAAACTACCCCAACTGCCCTCAACGTTTCGTCGTCTGCTCCCAAGTACTCACTTCCAAGGGTTTCTCGAGCGGGCGCCACTACTGGGAAGTCCGACTGAGCTGCAACAACTTTATCGGCATTGGTTTGGCTTACAGCAGCATTGACCGTAAAGGTTCCACCAGTCGCCTGGGCCGCAACGCCCAGTCCTGGTGTGTCGAATGGTTTAACGTCAAGCTGTCCGCTTGGCATAACAGCCATGAAACCGTGCTGTGCAATCCCAATCCAAAGCGCGTAGGTGTGCTGTTAGATTATGAGGGGTGCAAGGCTACATTCTACAACGTGGCAGACAGGGCATATCCCTTCCACACGTTTGAGTTTCCTTTTGCACAAGCAGTGTATCCAGCTTTCTGGATGTTTTCCAGTGGTTCCTCCATTACTTTGTGCAAGGTGTAA
- the trim25 gene encoding E3 ubiquitin/ISG15 ligase TRIM25 isoform X3 — protein MAAVEQSDLSLMSLEDELTCSICLSPFDCPVTIPCGHNFCQGCLLTTWTEPYRCPQCRTLFHTKPELKKNTVLSTVVEAFNLRLVRSASSMSAEEKETKEETREDAVIRCDTCMEAEAANTCLTCMVSFCEEHLRPHRENPVFRLHQLIEPVGDLLERLCPDHHKLMDLFCSQHVRPICSLCLQQDHKGCTFTSPEDQRKLKESELKDKLDVLNAKIVHNETIMYKMRDMEDMLKASATIKKKALVAEYQEMHDMLTQEESTAMNAVDREVETCGTKLNLLKKKFAENIDHMNGAKEYINNQLSQSQTLAFLQVSFNLPAAVNFDPYTPRINLDSKKVMANETFAVTLKDHLTELFKQPVESRLPLAKPGTTAASASGVSSIPCEASFWKPHLSGKYFMRVKSCITQDNSRFKNKMHFHLAFCLPISEPLGNPGYPLCPSPDQGPQSKAGPKKKPSKPSDIPANLASAEKRSDLLKYASALMLDRKTAHKRILVTEECTKASVTDEQANYPNCPQRFVVCSQVLTSKGFSSGRHYWEVRLSCNNFIGIGLAYSSIDRKGSTSRLGRNAQSWCVEWFNVKLSAWHNSHETVLCNPNPKRVGVLLDYEGCKATFYNVADRAYPFHTFEFPFAQAVYPAFWMFSSGSSITLCKV, from the exons ATGGCCGCGGTGGAGCAGAGTGACTTGTCTCTCATGAGTCTGGAGGATGAGCTAACCTGCAGCATCTGCCTCAGCCCCTTTGACTGTCCGGTGACCATCCCCTGCGGACACAACTTCTGCCAGGGCTGCCTGCTCACCACCTGGACGGAGCCCTACAGATGTCCCCAGTGTCGGACCCTCTTCCACACCAAACCCGAGCTGAAGAAAAACACGGTCCTCAGCACCGTGGTGGAGGCCTTTAACCTGAGGCTGGTCCGGAGCGCGTCGAGCATGtcagcagaggagaaagagaccAAGGAAGAGACCCGGGAAGATGCTGTCATACGCTGTGACACCTGTATGGAAGCAGAGGCGGCCAACACCTGCCTCACCTGCATGGTCTCTTTCTGTGAGGAGCACCTGCGTCCTCACCGGGAGAACCCGGTGTTCCGTCTCCACCAGCTGATCGAGCCAGTCGGGGACCTGTTGGAGCGCTTGTGCCCGGACCACCACAAGCTGATGGATCTCTTCTGCAGCCAGCATGTCCGCCCCATCTGCAGCCTCTGTCTCCAGCAAGACCACAAGGGCTGCACCTTCACTTCTCCTGAGGACCAGAGGAAGCTCAAAGAG TCGGAACTGAAGGACAAGTTGGACGTTCTTAATGCAAAGATTGTGCATAATGAGACCATTATGTATAAGATGAGGGACATGGAGGATATGTTGAAg GCCTCAGCCACCATCAAGAAGAAAGCTTTGGTAGCCGAGTATCAAGAGATGCATGACATGTTGACTCAAGAGGAGAGCACTGCTATGAATGCAGTGGATCGAGAGGTGGAGACTTGTGGAACCAAGTTGAACCTTCTGAAGAAGAAGTTCGCTGAGAACATCGACCACATGAATGGGGCTAAAGAATATATCAACAATCAGCTCAGTCAGTCGCAAACACTGGCCTTCTTGCAG GTGTCATTTAACCTGCCTGCAgctgtgaactttgacccttACACCCCTCGAATCAACCTGGACTCCAAGAAGGTGATGGCCAACGAGACCTTTGCTGTGACTTTAAAGGACCACCTGACCGAGCTGTTTAAACAGCCTGTTGAGTCCAGACTGCCACTGGCTAAACCAG GTACAACAGCAGCTTCTGCCTCAGGGGTTTCATCTATTCCCTGCGAAGCTTCCTTCTGGAAACCTCATCTTTCCGGCAAATATTTTATGCGTGTCAAGAGTTGTATAACACAAGACAACTCACGATTCAAGAACAAAATGCACTTTCATCTAGCTTTTTGTCTTCCTATTTCAGAGCCCCTAGGAAATCCAGGATATCCCTTGTGCCCAAGTCCAGATCAAGGTCCACAGTCTAAAGCAGGACCAAAGAAGAAGCCTTCAA AACCTTCAGACATTCCTGCAAACCTTGCAAGTGCAGAAAAAAGAAGTGACCTTCTGAAAT atgcttCAGCACTCATGCTGGACCGTAAGACTGCCCACAAACGCATCCTGGTGACTGAGGAGTGTACTAAGGCTTCTGTGACAGATGAGCAAGCAAACTACCCCAACTGCCCTCAACGTTTCGTCGTCTGCTCCCAAGTACTCACTTCCAAGGGTTTCTCGAGCGGGCGCCACTACTGGGAAGTCCGACTGAGCTGCAACAACTTTATCGGCATTGGTTTGGCTTACAGCAGCATTGACCGTAAAGGTTCCACCAGTCGCCTGGGCCGCAACGCCCAGTCCTGGTGTGTCGAATGGTTTAACGTCAAGCTGTCCGCTTGGCATAACAGCCATGAAACCGTGCTGTGCAATCCCAATCCAAAGCGCGTAGGTGTGCTGTTAGATTATGAGGGGTGCAAGGCTACATTCTACAACGTGGCAGACAGGGCATATCCCTTCCACACGTTTGAGTTTCCTTTTGCACAAGCAGTGTATCCAGCTTTCTGGATGTTTTCCAGTGGTTCCTCCATTACTTTGTGCAAGGTGTAA